A portion of the Lolium rigidum isolate FL_2022 chromosome 1, APGP_CSIRO_Lrig_0.1, whole genome shotgun sequence genome contains these proteins:
- the LOC124675037 gene encoding probable peroxygenase 5, which yields MASKSVDTAGAKLKEEPSMADVYNSELTPLQQHAAFFDRNKDGIIYPSETYEGLRAIGCGVAVSALGAVFINSFVGPKTVPDNVQAPAFKFPIYIKNIQKGKHGSDTDAYDTHGRDIFKKFEEIFKKHAHTRPDALTSKELDELLQSNREPKDLKGRVGAFGEWKLIYSLCKDKEGYLHKETVRAIYDGSVFVKLEQERIEAKELVKKK from the exons ATGGCCTCCAAATCGGTGGACACAGCag GGGCCAAGTTGAAGGAGGAGCCGTCCATGGCGGACGTGTACAACTCCGAGCTGACGCCGCTGCAGCAGCACGCCGCCTTCTTCGACCGGAACAAGGACGGCATCATCTACCCCTCGGAGACCTACGAGG GGTTACGCGCGATCGGGTGCGGAGTCGCGGTGTCTGCCCTCGGCGCCGTCTTCATCAACAGCTTCGTCGGGCCCAAGACCGTCCCG GATAATGTGCAGGCTCCAGCCTTCAAGTTCCCCATCTATATAAAGAATATCCAGAAGGGCAAGCATGGGAGTGATACAGATGCTTACGATACCCATGGAAG GGATATCTTCAAGAAGTTTGAGGAGATATTCAAGAAGCATGCCCACACTAGGCCCGATGCCCTAACAAGCAAAGAGCTGGATGAGTTGCTTCAATCAAACAGGGAGCCCAAAGATTTAAAAGGACG GGTGGGTGCCTTCGGAGAATGGAAACTTATCTACTCACTCTGCAAAGACAAAGAGGGATATCTTCACAAGGAGACTGTCAGGGCAATCTACGATGGCAGCGTGTTTGTGAAGTTGGAGCAAGAGAGAATTGAAGCTAAGGAATTAGTGAAGAAGAAATAA